A region of Bradyrhizobium sp. SZCCHNS1050 DNA encodes the following proteins:
- a CDS encoding ABC transporter permease, with the protein MSGSVEIAGSVTPSWSVRSVMESYGTALALPLLLALGGVISPAFVSPGNLSNLLLQVAPLAIAAMGQSLVMIVRGLDLSVASMMATAAVIATGFSGLDQNVPAIVATALVVAVSVGLLNGFLVTKRQVSPFLATLATMILLQGFRFAYTQGAPSGNVPPVLRLLGSGKFHGVPYNVLVLLFVAVLLAGVLHRSAFGRRIFIVGGNPVTGRLFGIRSDAVMIGCYLISSCLAALAGLILSGYVGLVDNWVGQGYELDSIVACVVGRVSLRGGRGSILGALTGAAIIVILANEVVLLGVPVQVQLIIKGVVIVLAAAIYTRRDAP; encoded by the coding sequence ATGTCAGGCTCCGTAGAAATCGCCGGCTCCGTCACCCCGTCCTGGTCGGTCCGCAGCGTCATGGAAAGCTATGGCACAGCCCTCGCTCTGCCGCTGCTGCTCGCGCTTGGTGGCGTGATCTCACCGGCCTTCGTCAGTCCCGGTAATTTGTCCAACCTGCTGCTACAAGTCGCGCCGCTCGCGATCGCAGCCATGGGGCAAAGCCTGGTGATGATCGTTCGCGGCCTCGATCTCTCTGTCGCCTCGATGATGGCGACCGCCGCCGTGATCGCGACCGGTTTCTCGGGCCTCGACCAGAATGTCCCCGCCATCGTCGCGACGGCCTTGGTGGTCGCTGTCAGCGTTGGCCTGCTCAACGGCTTTCTCGTCACCAAGCGTCAGGTGTCCCCGTTCCTGGCAACGCTCGCCACGATGATCCTGCTCCAGGGATTCAGGTTCGCCTACACGCAGGGCGCGCCGTCCGGCAACGTGCCGCCGGTACTGCGGCTGCTCGGCTCCGGAAAATTTCACGGCGTGCCCTATAACGTACTCGTTCTGCTGTTCGTAGCGGTCTTGCTGGCTGGGGTCCTGCACCGTTCCGCTTTCGGAAGGAGGATTTTCATTGTCGGCGGCAATCCAGTGACGGGGCGCCTGTTTGGCATCCGCTCCGACGCGGTCATGATCGGCTGCTACCTGATCTCGAGCTGCCTTGCGGCGCTCGCCGGGCTGATCCTGAGCGGTTATGTCGGGCTCGTCGACAACTGGGTCGGGCAGGGGTACGAGCTCGACTCGATCGTAGCCTGTGTCGTCGGACGGGTGTCGCTGCGGGGCGGCCGCGGCTCGATCCTTGGCGCCCTCACGGGAGCCGCCATCATCGTCATCCTCGCCAACGAAGTGGTGCTGCTCGGCGTGCCGGTCCAGGTCCAATTGATCATCAAGGGCGTCGTCATTGTCCTCGCTGCTGCAATCTACACTCGTAGAGATGCACCATAG
- a CDS encoding transposase produces MRALSRLFRRLFLERLATLHQAGRLIFGNDAHLAGEQSLATLLAASGKMEWVVYAKRPFGGPEAALAYLSRYSHRVAIANSRLLACGQQGVTFRWKDYRVEGPRPSKADDARDGRVHSPLPHPRARLRRIRHYGLLARGACTDNVARARELLFSP; encoded by the coding sequence GTGCGGGCGCTTTCACGCCTGTTCCGTCGGCTGTTCCTGGAGCGCCTGGCCACCCTCCACCAGGCCGGGCGCCTGATCTTCGGCAACGACGCCCACCTCGCCGGAGAACAATCATTAGCAACGTTGCTGGCAGCGTCGGGCAAGATGGAATGGGTCGTTTATGCCAAGCGTCCGTTCGGTGGCCCCGAGGCAGCGCTGGCCTATCTGTCGCGCTATTCCCACCGCGTCGCTATCGCCAACAGCCGCCTGCTCGCCTGCGGCCAGCAAGGCGTCACCTTCAGATGGAAGGATTACCGCGTCGAAGGGCCGCGACCGTCAAAAGCGGATGACGCTCGCGACGGACGAGTTCATTCGCCGCTTCCTCATCCACGTGCTCGCCTCCGCCGCATCCGCCACTACGGCCTGCTGGCGCGAGGCGCCTGCACCGACAACGTCGCACGCGCGCGCGAGCTGCTCTTCTCGCCATAG